In the genome of Myxococcus stipitatus, one region contains:
- a CDS encoding glycosyltransferase, giving the protein MLDVVDIGKRSLATYRGVAPDEQLDALSRCAERLRGARCLHLSATPYGGGVSEILRSLVPLYNDLGIVADWKLIHGDDTFFQVTKRIHNGLQGASGSLTESEKAIYLANSQLNARRLIADSEDYDFIFVHDPQPLALATLSGNRDARWIWRCHIDTSRPNPSYWELLAPYLLDYDAAIFTLPEFIPPALPIEHVRVYAPAIDPLSPKNHPLPQPLARDVLEWIGIRTHRPLVTQVSRFDRWKDPMGVVRAYQRVRPHVPDLQLALVGSLAMDDPEGWDCYEEVRAATVHDSLIHVLTNLVGVGNIEVNALQANSDVVVQKSLREGFGLVVSEALWKGTPVVGGRVGGIPLQLRGDSGGILVDSVEECAEAMLHLLRQPDEARLLGARGREHVRQHFLMPRLLLDHLHLLDTLSSARPIASRDIVPSPLTAIQGV; this is encoded by the coding sequence ATGCTGGATGTCGTGGACATCGGCAAGCGTTCACTCGCCACCTACCGTGGCGTCGCGCCTGACGAGCAGCTCGATGCACTCTCCCGCTGCGCCGAGCGCCTGCGCGGCGCGCGCTGCCTGCACCTGAGCGCCACGCCCTACGGCGGCGGCGTCTCCGAAATCCTCCGCTCGCTGGTGCCGCTCTACAACGACCTGGGCATCGTCGCCGACTGGAAGCTCATCCACGGTGATGACACGTTCTTCCAGGTCACCAAGCGCATCCACAACGGCCTCCAGGGCGCCTCCGGCTCGCTGACCGAGTCCGAGAAGGCCATCTACCTAGCCAACTCGCAGCTCAACGCCCGCCGACTCATCGCCGACTCGGAGGACTACGACTTCATCTTCGTCCATGACCCACAGCCGCTCGCGCTCGCCACGCTCAGCGGCAATCGCGACGCTCGCTGGATATGGCGCTGTCACATCGACACCTCGCGCCCCAACCCCTCCTACTGGGAGCTGCTGGCGCCCTACCTGCTCGACTACGACGCCGCCATCTTCACCCTCCCGGAGTTCATCCCTCCCGCGCTGCCCATCGAGCATGTGCGCGTCTACGCGCCCGCCATCGACCCGCTCAGCCCCAAGAACCACCCGCTGCCCCAGCCGCTCGCTCGCGACGTGCTCGAGTGGATTGGCATCCGCACCCACCGCCCCCTCGTCACCCAGGTCAGCCGGTTCGACCGGTGGAAGGACCCGATGGGCGTCGTCCGCGCCTATCAGCGCGTGCGCCCGCATGTGCCGGACCTGCAGCTCGCGTTGGTCGGCTCGCTCGCGATGGATGACCCGGAGGGCTGGGACTGCTACGAGGAGGTGCGCGCGGCCACCGTCCACGACAGCCTCATCCACGTGCTCACCAACCTGGTCGGCGTGGGAAACATCGAGGTCAACGCGCTCCAGGCCAACTCGGACGTCGTCGTGCAGAAGTCACTGCGCGAGGGCTTCGGACTCGTCGTGTCCGAGGCGCTCTGGAAGGGCACGCCCGTCGTCGGTGGACGCGTGGGCGGCATTCCTCTCCAGCTTCGCGGGGACTCGGGTGGAATCCTCGTGGACTCCGTGGAGGAGTGCGCCGAGGCGATGCTCCACCTGCTGCGCCAACCCGACGAGGCTCGGCTCCTGGGGGCGCGCGGACGGGAGCACGTGCGTCAGCACTTCCTCATGCCTCGCTTGCTGCTGGACCACCTGCACCTGCTCGACACCTTGAGCAGCGCTCGGCCCATCGCCTCGCGCGACATCGTCCCCTCTCCTCTCACGGCGATTCAGGGGGTGTGA
- a CDS encoding tetratricopeptide repeat protein — MTLATLLLVALTVGQVGEETPPPASPAPAAVDTLSAPPLMPTPDPCPEEAEALYTRGFDAFTRGKDREAARAFDQVLEMCPQHPHATELGRLAKARLVPGAKLARAAAAPVNPVNGERRSGGATASLMVVQTLHGATQGILLCAIAECSSQGYATSAMLAAGLGATSSALLAQGGITSGQAAAVNSGTVWGLWFGISSIYGFDMNEERALATAMIGGLAFTGVGALVASTVQPTSGQVSMVNSGGLWTGIVTALFLSSYNDVDTEKMFIAGMAASSAGILGLSFLAQDLPVSRGRILLIDAGGVLGGLLGASTMFMFTQNDEDAILFSAGLGAVGGLALVTYLTRDFDGPALPQAVLTPAIMGRNGAGLAMAGRF; from the coding sequence ATGACGCTCGCCACCCTCCTGCTCGTTGCGCTCACCGTCGGCCAGGTCGGAGAGGAAACACCTCCTCCCGCTTCGCCTGCACCCGCCGCGGTCGACACGCTGTCCGCGCCTCCGCTGATGCCCACGCCGGACCCGTGTCCCGAGGAGGCGGAAGCGCTCTACACCCGGGGCTTCGACGCGTTCACCCGAGGCAAGGACCGCGAGGCCGCACGGGCCTTCGACCAGGTCCTCGAGATGTGTCCTCAGCACCCGCACGCCACCGAGCTCGGTCGGCTCGCGAAGGCGCGACTCGTGCCCGGCGCGAAGCTCGCGCGCGCCGCCGCCGCGCCCGTGAACCCCGTGAATGGAGAGCGACGCTCGGGCGGCGCCACCGCCTCGTTGATGGTGGTGCAGACGCTGCACGGGGCGACCCAGGGCATCCTGCTGTGCGCCATCGCGGAGTGCTCGAGTCAGGGCTACGCCACGTCGGCCATGTTGGCGGCGGGCCTGGGAGCGACGAGCTCGGCGCTGCTCGCGCAGGGCGGCATCACCTCCGGACAGGCCGCGGCCGTCAACTCAGGCACCGTGTGGGGCCTCTGGTTCGGCATCTCGTCCATCTACGGGTTCGACATGAACGAGGAGCGCGCGCTGGCCACCGCGATGATTGGGGGCCTGGCGTTCACGGGCGTGGGAGCCCTGGTCGCGTCCACCGTCCAGCCGACCTCGGGACAGGTCTCCATGGTCAACTCGGGCGGGCTGTGGACCGGCATCGTGACGGCGCTGTTCCTCAGCTCGTACAACGATGTCGACACCGAGAAGATGTTCATCGCCGGGATGGCGGCGAGCTCCGCCGGCATCCTCGGCCTCTCGTTCCTGGCGCAGGACCTGCCGGTGTCTCGCGGACGCATCCTGCTCATCGACGCGGGCGGCGTCCTCGGGGGCCTGCTGGGGGCCAGCACCATGTTCATGTTCACCCAGAACGACGAGGACGCCATCCTCTTCAGCGCGGGGCTCGGCGCCGTGGGCGGGCTGGCGTTGGTGACCTATCTCACGCGCGACTTCGACGGCCCCGCCCTGCCCCAGGCCGTGTTGACCCCCGCCATCATGGGACGCAATGGCGCGGGTCTGGCCATGGCCGGGCGGTTCTAG
- a CDS encoding MerR family transcriptional regulator, whose product MSLRKPRTEWKLAELAEEAGVSPRTVRYYVQRGLLSAPNFRGPDTVYGEEHFIRLKAIRVLQARFLPLDAIQAELQRLSLDELRKLAESDPTPAPPLAPPVPPPVTGSHSVAPPAPGRRPTEMNHYQRWELMPGLELHVSDTADAKVRALAERVRALIEEFQDKEKP is encoded by the coding sequence ATGAGCCTTCGGAAGCCAAGGACAGAGTGGAAGCTGGCGGAGCTCGCCGAGGAGGCGGGCGTCTCGCCTCGCACGGTGCGCTACTACGTCCAGCGCGGCCTGCTCTCCGCCCCGAACTTCCGGGGCCCTGACACCGTCTACGGCGAAGAGCACTTCATCCGCCTCAAGGCCATCCGCGTCCTCCAGGCCCGCTTCCTCCCCCTGGATGCCATCCAGGCGGAGCTGCAACGGCTGTCGCTCGACGAGCTGCGCAAGCTCGCGGAGTCGGACCCCACCCCGGCCCCGCCCCTCGCGCCTCCCGTCCCGCCCCCCGTCACCGGGAGCCACTCCGTGGCACCGCCAGCCCCCGGCAGACGTCCCACGGAGATGAACCACTACCAGCGCTGGGAGCTCATGCCCGGTCTGGAGCTGCATGTGTCGGACACGGCGGATGCCAAGGTTCGCGCGCTCGCGGAACGCGTACGCGCCCTCATCGAAGAGTTCCAGGACAAGGAGAAGCCATGA
- a CDS encoding NfeD family protein — protein MLLPLLVLGLLAATAPTRAASGEPSVARCELEGVVDTGSGAYLADCVRRAEQGGYSALLIRLDTPGGSLEATRTIVRAFLGSTVPVLVWVGPSGARAGSAGVFITLASNLAAMAPGTDLGAAHPVIGTGADPETVGGSQFARKVENDAVAFAESIAHQRGRNAAWAASAVRDSTAASAEAALASRVVDHLAPSEAEFLTWADGRSVEVAGGDSVRLSTRDARLVELAPGLSQRLVHALAHPALVYLLFLMAALGLVIELSHPGGIAPGIMGAVALVLALIASSVLPVRTGALVLLLLGAMFIAAELFVTSGLLGLAGVVLLGLGGLFLVDELNPNWFVDRSFRVSWAWLIPTTVVVAGAAAYVAWRSAQTRRLPQRGGDAGLVGEEGTTLAPVTPESGEVFVHGERWRATSPSNIRRGAHVVVRRVEGLTLFVDEVKT, from the coding sequence ATGCTCCTGCCGCTGCTCGTCCTGGGCCTGCTCGCGGCGACGGCTCCCACTCGCGCTGCTTCGGGCGAGCCCTCCGTGGCCCGGTGCGAGCTGGAGGGAGTGGTGGATACGGGCTCGGGTGCCTACCTGGCCGACTGCGTGCGGCGCGCGGAGCAAGGGGGTTACTCCGCGCTGCTCATCCGGCTGGATACTCCCGGAGGGTCGCTGGAGGCCACGCGCACCATCGTCCGTGCGTTCCTCGGTTCGACGGTGCCGGTGCTCGTCTGGGTGGGGCCTTCGGGCGCACGCGCGGGCAGCGCGGGGGTGTTCATCACGTTGGCCTCGAACCTGGCCGCGATGGCACCGGGCACCGACCTGGGCGCGGCCCATCCGGTCATCGGCACGGGGGCGGACCCGGAGACCGTGGGCGGCTCCCAGTTCGCGCGCAAGGTGGAGAACGATGCGGTCGCCTTCGCGGAGAGCATCGCCCACCAACGCGGACGCAACGCCGCGTGGGCCGCGTCCGCCGTGAGGGACAGCACCGCCGCCAGCGCGGAAGCGGCGCTCGCGTCGCGCGTGGTGGACCACCTGGCTCCCAGCGAGGCGGAGTTCCTCACCTGGGCGGATGGGCGCTCCGTGGAGGTCGCGGGGGGAGACAGCGTGCGGCTGTCGACGCGCGATGCACGGCTCGTGGAGCTGGCGCCGGGTCTCTCGCAGCGCCTGGTTCATGCGCTCGCGCATCCAGCCCTGGTCTACCTGCTGTTCCTCATGGCCGCGCTGGGCCTGGTCATCGAGCTGTCGCATCCGGGCGGCATTGCTCCCGGAATCATGGGCGCGGTGGCGCTGGTGCTCGCGCTCATCGCCTCGTCCGTGTTGCCCGTGCGCACGGGTGCGCTGGTGTTGTTGCTGCTGGGCGCGATGTTCATCGCGGCGGAGCTGTTCGTCACCAGCGGGCTGCTGGGACTCGCGGGGGTGGTGCTCCTGGGGTTGGGAGGCTTGTTCCTCGTGGATGAGCTCAACCCGAACTGGTTCGTGGACCGCTCCTTCCGCGTGAGCTGGGCCTGGCTGATTCCCACCACGGTGGTGGTCGCGGGGGCGGCGGCGTATGTCGCCTGGCGGAGCGCGCAGACCCGGCGGTTGCCTCAGCGCGGTGGAGACGCGGGACTCGTGGGTGAGGAGGGGACGACCCTCGCGCCCGTCACGCCCGAGAGCGGCGAGGTGTTCGTCCATGGCGAGCGCTGGCGCGCGACGTCTCCCTCGAACATCCGGCGCGGTGCCCACGTGGTGGTGCGTCGCGTGGAAGGACTCACGCTGTTCGTCGACGAGGTGAAGACATGA
- the nhaR gene encoding transcriptional activator NhaR, whose product MSWLNYHHLLYFWTVARAGSIAKAGEELHLAQPTISSQLKLLEESLGHKLFERQGRKLVLTDVGRTVMRYADEIFRLGNELKNVVAGHPSGQQLRLNVGILDVIPKLVAEQLLKPALEAGPSLRIICREGPLPQLLASLALHELDVVLADAPSSEPVSVRSFNHLLGKCGVSFFAAKQLSHLKKDFPRSLDGAPMLLPSDESSVRRSLDLWFERQSLRPLIAGDFDDSALLQAFGQSGHGVFALPSVIESQVERDYNCSVIGRTDEIETCFYAITVERRLRHPAVVAIAEAARSQIFSV is encoded by the coding sequence ATGAGCTGGCTCAACTACCACCATCTCCTGTATTTCTGGACGGTTGCGCGTGCGGGCAGCATCGCCAAGGCAGGCGAGGAGCTGCACCTGGCTCAGCCGACCATCAGCAGCCAGCTGAAGCTGCTGGAGGAGTCGCTGGGCCACAAGCTCTTCGAGCGGCAGGGCCGCAAGCTGGTCCTCACGGACGTGGGCCGCACCGTCATGCGCTACGCGGACGAAATCTTCCGCCTGGGCAACGAGCTGAAGAACGTGGTCGCGGGCCACCCCTCGGGCCAGCAGCTCCGGCTCAACGTGGGCATCCTCGACGTCATCCCCAAGCTGGTGGCGGAGCAGTTGCTCAAGCCCGCGCTCGAGGCGGGACCGTCGCTGCGCATCATCTGCCGCGAAGGGCCGCTCCCGCAGCTGCTGGCCTCGCTCGCGCTGCATGAGCTGGACGTGGTGCTCGCCGATGCGCCCAGCTCCGAGCCGGTCAGCGTCCGCTCCTTCAACCACTTGCTGGGCAAGTGCGGCGTGTCGTTCTTCGCCGCCAAGCAGCTGAGCCATCTCAAGAAGGACTTCCCGCGCTCCCTCGACGGCGCCCCCATGCTGCTCCCCTCGGATGAGTCCTCCGTGCGCCGCTCGCTGGACCTCTGGTTCGAGCGACAGAGCCTGCGCCCCCTCATCGCCGGAGACTTCGACGACAGCGCGCTGCTCCAGGCCTTCGGGCAGAGCGGTCACGGCGTCTTCGCCCTTCCCTCCGTCATCGAGTCGCAGGTGGAGCGCGACTACAACTGCTCCGTCATCGGTCGCACCGATGAAATCGAGACGTGCTTCTACGCCATCACCGTCGAGCGGCGTCTGCGCCACCCCGCCGTCGTCGCCATCGCCGAGGCGGCTCGCTCGCAGATCTTCAGCGTCTGA
- a CDS encoding VIT domain-containing protein, with protein MTKVPAGLMTNSGLQIPLQGVEVTGELLGGHARVRVRQRYRNNETSPVEAIYTFPLPSDATLSAFTMTCAGRRVEGIVQEREEAFQTYDDALAAGHGAALLDQERSNVFTAQVGNLLPSEETVIEVEFLQAVTAEEGSVRWMLPTLVAPRYIPGATSGDRTGHGTAEPTASVPDADRISPPIGQVNYGLRMDLLIDLGREVVVESPSHAIALTKESPTRTRVSFSRGEVSLDRDLVLSLRSPDTSAVFTPLVTHRQGDKPGTFALTVVPDLLSHASAPPKQEVIFLVDVSGSMDGESLPQAKAALRLCLRHLREGDRFNIIAFESSYTSFQPQPVPFTQRMLEDADRWVSALAATGGTELLGPMEFAARTAPDGVLVLLTDGQVGNEDQILRAVLAGRKTARVYSFGIGTNVSDALLRDLARQTGGDVEFIHPGERIDEKVVAQFSRALAPRVTELQATFEGIEGVELAPAELPALVDGIPWTLMGRYPTPGFGKVTLRGRSGREPFVLSVNVHFPSESDRPAVEKLWAAERIKGWQDAGLTGRRAESMKKRIVELAVAHQIVTRYTSFVVVEQRTGDRRASGQPETRVVPVNAPAGWAMFGSKAKEEAASSGVVARPGARGAGGYVGGPPAQMPPGIMVPASPSPIVVAGAPPRPAAPAPASAAAPSRSRRDMAAAPEKQKKGGILNRLFSEGGSSEAESAKSAPGIMDYLPMDSGTEEEEFTPRKRREQAHSGAEALLGQQLANGLWAGSGTGAEPVRQARATALALLELLREGITSSHALHGAQVKKAVEALLTLASQLSSAPEVAELALGVAWLVAAGPRTRGRIEQAAKPWASLSGRLGNDTELRQHVDALASR; from the coding sequence ATGACGAAGGTGCCTGCAGGGCTGATGACCAACAGCGGCCTCCAGATTCCCCTCCAAGGTGTCGAAGTCACCGGCGAGCTGCTCGGCGGACATGCGCGCGTGCGCGTGCGCCAGCGCTACCGCAACAACGAGACCTCCCCCGTCGAGGCCATCTACACCTTCCCGCTCCCCTCCGACGCCACCCTCTCCGCGTTCACCATGACGTGCGCGGGCCGCCGCGTCGAAGGCATCGTCCAGGAGCGTGAGGAGGCCTTCCAGACCTACGACGACGCGCTCGCCGCGGGCCATGGCGCCGCCCTGCTGGACCAGGAGCGCTCCAACGTCTTCACCGCCCAGGTGGGCAACCTCCTCCCCTCCGAGGAGACCGTCATCGAAGTCGAGTTCCTCCAGGCCGTCACCGCCGAGGAAGGCAGCGTGCGGTGGATGCTCCCCACCCTGGTCGCGCCTCGCTACATCCCCGGCGCCACCTCGGGAGACCGCACCGGCCACGGCACCGCCGAGCCCACCGCCAGCGTCCCCGACGCGGACCGCATCTCGCCTCCCATCGGCCAGGTGAACTACGGCCTGAGGATGGACCTGCTCATCGACCTGGGCCGCGAGGTCGTCGTCGAGAGCCCCTCGCACGCCATCGCCCTCACGAAGGAGAGCCCCACCCGCACCCGCGTGAGCTTCTCGCGCGGAGAGGTGTCCCTGGACCGGGACCTCGTCCTCTCCCTGCGCAGCCCGGACACGAGCGCCGTCTTCACGCCGCTCGTCACCCACCGACAGGGCGACAAACCCGGCACTTTCGCGCTCACCGTGGTGCCCGACCTCCTGTCCCACGCGTCCGCGCCGCCCAAGCAGGAGGTCATCTTCCTGGTCGACGTCTCCGGCTCCATGGACGGCGAGAGCCTGCCCCAGGCGAAGGCCGCGCTCCGGCTGTGCCTGCGCCACCTGCGTGAAGGCGACCGCTTCAACATCATCGCCTTCGAGAGCAGCTACACCTCCTTCCAGCCCCAGCCCGTGCCCTTCACCCAGCGCATGCTGGAGGACGCGGACCGGTGGGTGAGCGCGCTCGCCGCCACCGGTGGCACGGAGCTGCTCGGCCCCATGGAGTTCGCCGCGCGCACCGCGCCCGACGGCGTGCTCGTGCTGCTCACCGACGGACAGGTCGGCAACGAGGACCAGATTCTCCGCGCGGTGCTCGCCGGGCGGAAGACGGCGCGCGTGTACTCGTTCGGCATCGGCACCAACGTCAGCGACGCGCTGCTGCGGGACCTGGCCCGACAGACGGGCGGCGACGTGGAGTTCATCCACCCCGGCGAGCGAATCGACGAGAAGGTGGTGGCCCAGTTCTCCCGCGCGCTCGCCCCGCGTGTCACCGAGCTGCAGGCCACCTTCGAGGGCATCGAAGGCGTGGAGCTGGCCCCGGCCGAGCTGCCCGCCCTGGTCGACGGCATCCCCTGGACACTCATGGGCCGCTACCCCACGCCGGGATTCGGCAAGGTGACGCTGCGAGGACGCTCCGGCCGCGAGCCCTTCGTCCTCAGCGTCAACGTGCACTTCCCCAGCGAGTCGGACCGCCCCGCGGTGGAGAAGTTGTGGGCCGCCGAGCGCATCAAGGGCTGGCAGGACGCGGGCCTCACCGGCCGCCGCGCCGAGTCCATGAAGAAGCGCATCGTCGAGCTCGCCGTCGCCCACCAGATTGTCACGCGCTACACGTCGTTCGTCGTCGTGGAGCAGCGCACGGGTGACCGCCGCGCCTCCGGCCAGCCCGAGACGCGCGTCGTCCCGGTGAATGCGCCCGCGGGCTGGGCCATGTTCGGCTCCAAGGCCAAGGAAGAAGCCGCGAGCAGCGGCGTCGTCGCTCGACCCGGTGCACGTGGCGCCGGTGGATACGTCGGAGGGCCTCCGGCCCAGATGCCTCCCGGCATCATGGTGCCCGCGTCCCCCAGCCCCATCGTCGTCGCCGGCGCTCCGCCGAGGCCCGCAGCGCCCGCGCCAGCCTCGGCCGCCGCCCCCAGCAGGTCCCGGCGCGACATGGCCGCCGCTCCGGAGAAGCAGAAGAAGGGCGGCATCCTCAATCGCCTCTTCAGCGAAGGAGGCTCCAGCGAGGCCGAGTCCGCCAAGAGCGCCCCCGGCATCATGGACTATCTCCCCATGGACTCCGGCACGGAGGAGGAGGAGTTCACGCCTCGAAAGCGACGGGAGCAGGCGCACTCCGGCGCGGAGGCGCTCCTGGGACAGCAGCTCGCCAATGGCCTGTGGGCCGGGTCGGGCACGGGGGCAGAGCCCGTGCGTCAGGCCCGAGCCACCGCGCTCGCCCTGCTGGAGCTGCTGCGCGAGGGCATCACCAGCAGCCACGCGCTGCACGGCGCGCAGGTGAAGAAGGCCGTGGAGGCGCTGCTGACGCTCGCCAGCCAGCTCTCCAGCGCCCCGGAGGTCGCGGAGCTGGCGCTGGGCGTGGCGTGGCTCGTCGCGGCGGGGCCTCGCACCCGAGGACGTATCGAGCAGGCCGCGAAGCCCTGGGCGAGCCTCTCCGGCCGGTTGGGAAATGACACCGAGTTGAGACAACACGTCGACGCCCTGGCGTCCCGCTGA
- a CDS encoding amidohydrolase produces the protein METTVYLAERIWTLDAERPWARALAVQSGRVVAVGTREEVRASVKGAREVDLGPATVVPGLVDAHAHLHGLGRALTTVRLEKAPSVEAVLLRLTRAPASSFQGDWLLGRGWDQNEWPGGAFPGRAELDARFPSTPVFLTRVDHHAAWVNGEALRRAGIARDTRDPEGGRILRDARGEPTGVLVDNAMDVVEAAMPPPTRAQLETRLRAALERCARVGLTGVHDAGMDLDAFRVLQTWDAEGTLPLRIYAMAAGQGEERHAYLEQGPWSGRMLTMRAVKFLADGALGSRGAALHEDYCDEPGQRGLLLMSPEELHARARAFMSRGFQVCIHAIGDRANTLVLDVLLSGAEETGTRALRHRVEHAQILRPEDILRLGAAGLVASVQPTHATSDMPWAEARLGRERLKGAYAWRALKHAGANLALGSDFPIENPDVLAGLYAARTRQDVLGRPAGGWFPEEALSGREALEGFTRGPAWASFDEARRGRLAPGQDADFVALSVDPVEGPAKALVDARILATVVAGVEVFRAVP, from the coding sequence GTGGAGACCACGGTCTATCTGGCGGAGCGCATCTGGACGTTGGACGCGGAGCGCCCCTGGGCTCGAGCCCTGGCGGTCCAGTCGGGTCGCGTGGTGGCGGTGGGCACGCGCGAAGAGGTCCGGGCCTCGGTGAAGGGCGCCCGGGAGGTGGACCTGGGGCCCGCCACGGTGGTGCCGGGACTCGTGGATGCACACGCGCACCTGCACGGCCTGGGGCGCGCGTTGACCACGGTGCGGCTGGAGAAGGCGCCCTCGGTGGAGGCCGTGCTGCTCCGCCTCACACGGGCTCCTGCCTCCAGCTTCCAGGGCGATTGGCTGCTGGGGCGAGGGTGGGACCAGAACGAGTGGCCCGGCGGCGCCTTCCCGGGGCGAGCGGAGCTGGATGCGCGCTTCCCCTCGACGCCGGTGTTCCTCACTCGCGTCGACCACCACGCGGCCTGGGTGAATGGTGAAGCCCTGCGGCGCGCGGGAATCGCGAGGGACACGCGAGACCCCGAAGGAGGCCGCATCCTCCGGGATGCGCGAGGTGAGCCCACGGGCGTGCTCGTGGACAATGCGATGGACGTGGTGGAGGCGGCGATGCCTCCGCCCACGAGAGCCCAGCTCGAGACGCGACTGCGCGCGGCGCTGGAGCGCTGTGCCCGTGTGGGGCTGACCGGAGTCCACGACGCGGGCATGGACCTGGACGCGTTCCGAGTGCTCCAGACCTGGGACGCGGAGGGCACATTGCCGCTGCGCATCTACGCGATGGCGGCGGGCCAGGGCGAGGAGCGGCACGCCTATCTGGAGCAGGGACCCTGGTCGGGGCGGATGCTGACGATGCGCGCGGTGAAGTTCCTGGCGGACGGTGCGCTGGGAAGCCGAGGCGCGGCGCTACACGAAGACTACTGCGATGAGCCAGGACAGCGCGGACTGCTGTTGATGTCGCCCGAGGAACTCCATGCGAGGGCCCGCGCCTTCATGTCCAGGGGCTTCCAGGTCTGCATCCATGCCATTGGAGACCGTGCCAATACGTTGGTGCTGGACGTATTGCTGAGCGGCGCGGAGGAGACGGGCACGAGGGCGTTGAGGCACCGCGTGGAGCATGCGCAGATACTGCGGCCCGAGGACATCCTCCGGTTGGGCGCGGCGGGACTGGTGGCGAGCGTGCAGCCCACGCATGCGACCAGTGACATGCCCTGGGCGGAGGCTCGGCTGGGCCGCGAGCGACTGAAGGGCGCCTATGCGTGGCGGGCCTTGAAGCACGCGGGAGCGAACCTCGCGCTGGGCAGCGACTTCCCCATCGAGAATCCGGATGTCCTGGCGGGCCTGTACGCGGCGCGCACGCGGCAAGATGTCTTGGGCAGGCCGGCCGGGGGATGGTTTCCCGAGGAGGCGCTGTCGGGGCGAGAGGCGCTGGAGGGCTTCACGCGAGGGCCCGCGTGGGCGTCCTTCGATGAGGCGCGGCGCGGCCGGTTGGCGCCGGGCCAGGACGCGGACTTCGTGGCGCTGTCCGTGGACCCGGTGGAGGGCCCCGCGAAGGCGCTCGTCGACGCGCGCATCCTGGCCACGGTGGTGGCGGGCGTGGAGGTGTTCCGCGCCGTGCCATGA
- a CDS encoding slipin family protein, whose translation MTDLFGLLGFLIPLGILLLLFLSGVRIVNEYQNGVVFRLGRYVGLKRAGFRWLIPFVERMVIIDLRTVARDVPPQDVITRDNVSVKVSAVVYFRVIQADKAVLQVEDYLYATSQLAQTTLRAILGQVELDQLLSERERVNRDIQRVLDAHTGPWGIKVSNVEVKHIDLPLEMQRAIARQAEAERERRAKIIAAEGEHQAAEKLSMAADVLSRNPATLQLRYLQTLVEITTGGNHTILPIPLDILRAVGAAASRSGFGAPEDEHHSNGHGDEEGPPAGRLT comes from the coding sequence ATGACCGACCTGTTCGGACTGCTCGGGTTCCTCATCCCGCTGGGCATCCTCCTGCTGTTGTTCCTCTCCGGCGTGCGCATCGTCAACGAGTACCAGAACGGCGTGGTGTTCCGGCTCGGGCGCTACGTGGGACTCAAGCGCGCGGGCTTCCGGTGGCTGATTCCCTTCGTGGAGCGCATGGTCATCATCGACCTGCGCACGGTGGCTCGGGATGTGCCGCCGCAAGACGTCATCACTCGCGACAACGTGAGCGTGAAGGTCAGCGCCGTCGTGTACTTCCGCGTCATCCAGGCCGACAAGGCCGTGCTCCAGGTGGAGGACTACCTGTACGCCACGAGCCAGCTCGCGCAGACGACGCTGCGCGCGATTCTGGGGCAGGTGGAGCTGGACCAGTTGCTCAGCGAGCGGGAGCGCGTCAATCGCGACATCCAGCGCGTGCTCGATGCGCATACCGGCCCCTGGGGCATCAAGGTCTCCAACGTCGAGGTGAAGCACATCGACCTGCCGCTCGAGATGCAGCGGGCCATCGCGAGACAGGCCGAAGCCGAGCGCGAGCGGCGGGCGAAGATCATCGCCGCCGAGGGTGAGCACCAGGCCGCGGAGAAGCTCTCGATGGCGGCGGATGTGCTCAGCCGCAACCCGGCCACGCTGCAACTGCGCTACCTGCAGACGCTCGTGGAGATCACCACGGGAGGCAATCACACCATCCTCCCCATCCCCCTCGACATCCTGCGCGCCGTGGGCGCCGCGGCCTCACGCAGCGGCTTCGGCGCACCCGAGGACGAGCATCACTCCAACGGACACGGCGACGAGGAGGGCCCACCCGCGGGTCGACTGACATAG
- a CDS encoding DUF2721 domain-containing protein: protein MNGVSEGLDLSSIRLIGTAVTPAVMVSACGIVATGLDNQIARMTTRMREMLKEGRQLPEGHSRREILCQEVEILDRRHAILARAITLAYTALLSFVVTSLLYLTKRQLDIPESLPVVSFAVGVCLLGAVALLALASLRLSRLAIKLERDELFGSSGRPPSAS from the coding sequence ATGAACGGAGTGTCGGAAGGGTTGGACCTGTCGTCGATTCGGCTGATTGGGACCGCGGTGACGCCGGCGGTGATGGTGTCGGCGTGCGGAATCGTGGCGACGGGGTTGGACAATCAGATTGCGCGGATGACGACGCGGATGCGGGAGATGTTGAAGGAGGGGCGGCAGTTGCCGGAGGGGCACTCGCGGCGGGAGATCCTGTGCCAGGAGGTGGAGATCCTGGACCGGCGACACGCGATTCTCGCCAGGGCCATCACGCTGGCCTACACGGCGCTGTTGTCATTCGTGGTGACGTCGCTGCTGTATCTGACGAAGCGGCAGCTCGACATCCCGGAGTCCTTGCCGGTGGTGTCGTTCGCGGTCGGCGTGTGTCTGCTGGGCGCGGTGGCGCTGCTCGCCCTGGCCTCGCTGAGGCTGAGCCGGTTGGCCATCAAGCTGGAGCGCGACGAGCTCTTCGGGAGCTCCGGCCGACCGCCGTCGGCGAGCTAA